From Streptomyces sp. NBC_01460, a single genomic window includes:
- a CDS encoding helix-hairpin-helix domain-containing protein, with protein MQPRCGLEPRALAALAVVLVGASVFAAAHFWSARPEPVHAPDRLTEAAAVQAGGPAGGSGSPGAQQQPDMTPGPAAGSRTGVAPGGQIVVDVSGKVRRPGIQHLPAGSRVADALRAAGGVREGADVSMLNRARVLTDGEQVAVGLPGAPPPGGGTAADGGPGAGQAGPMAPLSLGTATVEQLETLPGVGPVLAQHIIEYRTEHGGYRSVDELREVDGIGDRRFADLRPLVRP; from the coding sequence TTGCAGCCGCGATGCGGCCTGGAGCCACGCGCGCTCGCCGCGCTCGCCGTCGTCCTGGTCGGGGCCTCGGTGTTCGCGGCGGCCCATTTCTGGTCCGCCCGACCTGAGCCCGTACACGCTCCTGACCGGCTCACGGAGGCCGCCGCGGTCCAGGCCGGCGGTCCGGCAGGCGGTTCGGGGTCCCCGGGTGCTCAGCAGCAGCCCGACATGACGCCGGGGCCGGCCGCGGGGTCGCGGACCGGCGTCGCACCCGGCGGACAGATCGTCGTCGATGTGAGCGGCAAGGTGCGCCGGCCGGGGATCCAGCACCTGCCGGCCGGCTCCCGGGTCGCGGACGCCCTGCGCGCCGCTGGAGGTGTCCGCGAGGGCGCGGATGTCAGCATGCTCAACCGGGCGCGTGTCCTGACGGACGGAGAGCAGGTCGCGGTCGGCCTCCCCGGTGCTCCGCCACCCGGGGGCGGGACAGCGGCGGACGGCGGCCCCGGGGCGGGGCAGGCGGGGCCGATGGCGCCGTTGAGCCTCGGCACGGCCACCGTCGAGCAGCTCGAGACCCTGCCCGGTGTGGGTCCGGTGCTCGCGCAGCACATCATCGAGTACCGCACCGAGCACGGGGGATACCGCTCGGTCGACGAGCTCCGTGAGGTCGACGGCATCGGCGACCGCCGGTTCGCGGACCTGCGACCGCTGGTCAGGCCGTGA
- a CDS encoding DegV family protein yields MSRHVAIVTDSTAYLPPRAMERHGITAVPLTVVLGDQALEEGTEISARSLALALQKRRSVTTSRPSPEVFAATYRAVAEQGATHIVSLHLSAEFSGTYDAAVLAAKDAPVPVRVIDTGMVAMALGFCALAAAEAAEGGGGPDEAVAAAEKRAAGTKAFFYVDTLDYLRRGGRIGAAQALLGSALAVKPLLQLDDGRIEMLEKVRTASKAIARLEEIVAAQAGEGAVDIAVHHLAAPDGAERLAERLRGRVPGLVDLHVSEVGAVIGAHTGPGLLGAVVSPR; encoded by the coding sequence ATGTCCCGCCATGTCGCGATCGTCACCGATTCAACGGCCTACCTGCCACCGCGGGCGATGGAACGGCACGGCATCACCGCGGTGCCGCTGACCGTCGTCCTGGGGGATCAGGCTCTGGAGGAAGGTACGGAGATCTCGGCGCGGTCGCTGGCGCTCGCCCTGCAGAAGCGCCGCTCGGTGACCACGTCGCGGCCCAGCCCGGAAGTCTTCGCCGCCACCTACCGCGCCGTGGCCGAGCAGGGTGCCACCCACATCGTCTCCCTCCATCTGTCGGCCGAGTTCTCCGGGACCTACGACGCCGCCGTGCTGGCCGCGAAGGACGCGCCTGTGCCGGTGCGGGTCATCGACACCGGCATGGTGGCCATGGCCCTGGGGTTCTGTGCGCTCGCGGCCGCCGAGGCCGCCGAGGGGGGCGGCGGACCGGACGAGGCGGTCGCGGCGGCGGAGAAGCGGGCGGCGGGTACGAAGGCGTTCTTCTACGTCGACACGTTGGACTACCTGCGCAGAGGCGGGCGGATCGGTGCCGCCCAGGCGCTGCTGGGATCGGCTCTCGCGGTGAAGCCGCTGCTCCAACTCGACGACGGCCGCATCGAGATGCTGGAAAAGGTGCGGACGGCGTCCAAGGCGATCGCGCGGCTCGAGGAGATCGTGGCCGCGCAGGCCGGTGAGGGAGCCGTGGACATCGCCGTCCACCATCTGGCCGCCCCGGACGGGGCCGAGAGGCTCGCGGAGCGGCTGCGAGGGCGGGTTCCGGGGCTCGTCGACCTGCATGTGAGCGAGGTCGGTGCGGTGATCGGCGCGCACACCGGGCCAGGACTGCTGGGAGCGGTGGTCTCACCGCGCTGA